The following coding sequences are from one Natrarchaeobaculum sulfurireducens window:
- a CDS encoding DUF5803 family protein, with product MNRRLVLASIAVVLLIGLAGCSMIFGGISDDELDRDQEYDDLRETDEDVVIDIEGSGIISNGEFRAVYDLNETDELSLYRSNIYRDEALDIHSVRYWYPNGTEVTGSDLDVDQSRSSTEVRVPDGNGTLAFTGNAGSRTFQLPAYTHGSYEVTLPDEHRTSNFLFGNVNPGGYDREVVDDRERLTWENVDSTVSLRYYQTRDIPVFVGLVGIVSVLGGAGIAYYYRQVKRLREQREEMGLDVDLEDDDSDRGPPPGLK from the coding sequence ATGAACCGACGGCTCGTCCTCGCGTCGATCGCGGTCGTCCTCCTGATCGGCCTAGCCGGTTGCTCGATGATCTTCGGCGGCATCTCCGATGACGAACTCGACCGCGACCAGGAGTACGACGACCTCAGAGAGACTGACGAGGACGTCGTCATCGACATCGAGGGAAGTGGCATTATCAGCAACGGTGAGTTCCGTGCGGTTTACGACCTGAACGAGACCGACGAGCTATCGCTGTATCGCTCGAATATCTACCGCGACGAGGCGCTCGACATCCACAGCGTCCGTTACTGGTATCCGAACGGGACCGAAGTAACCGGCTCGGACCTCGACGTCGACCAGAGCCGCTCGAGCACCGAGGTTCGCGTCCCCGACGGGAACGGAACGCTTGCGTTCACTGGTAACGCAGGAAGTCGGACGTTCCAGCTACCGGCGTACACTCACGGGTCCTACGAGGTCACGCTCCCGGACGAACACCGAACGTCGAACTTCCTGTTCGGCAACGTCAACCCGGGCGGATACGACCGCGAGGTCGTCGATGACCGAGAACGGTTGACGTGGGAAAACGTCGACAGCACGGTCTCGTTACGGTACTACCAGACAAGGGATATTCCGGTGTTCGTTGGACTGGTCGGCATCGTTTCGGTACTCGGCGGAGCCGGAATCGCCTACTACTACCGGCAGGTCAAGCGCCTGCGCGAACAGCGCGAGGAGATGGGGCTCGACGTCGACCTCGAGGACGACGACTCCGACCGTGGCCCGCCGCCAGGTCTCAAGTGA
- a CDS encoding chemotaxis protein CheW yields MAPDLPEKLLGIDIDPVEDQRRRSQSDSDESEAHVRVVLFGVGEHRLAVPVDDVISITDVPDDLTWVPRTPDAIDGVTDLRGEVTAVLDPTVYFPVAEDRTGREQLLVFDSSDDEQSAALRVDDVLTVEAVPESNVLESVDDADDPLSGEALEHPLVTALVERTRQTRRSPDAVPSTATVSGAIDDSELADEVAEDVQVVEFVPLVDIDGMLAASSHRVSSR; encoded by the coding sequence ATGGCACCGGATCTCCCCGAGAAACTCCTCGGTATCGACATCGACCCCGTCGAGGACCAACGCAGGCGCTCTCAATCGGACAGCGACGAGTCCGAAGCGCACGTCCGCGTCGTCCTGTTTGGCGTCGGCGAACACCGTCTCGCGGTTCCCGTCGACGACGTGATCTCGATCACCGACGTGCCGGACGATCTCACGTGGGTCCCGCGGACGCCGGACGCAATCGACGGCGTCACCGACCTCCGGGGAGAGGTCACGGCCGTCCTCGACCCGACGGTCTACTTCCCGGTCGCCGAGGACCGAACCGGACGTGAACAGCTGCTCGTCTTCGACTCCTCGGACGACGAACAGTCCGCGGCGCTCCGGGTCGACGACGTCCTCACGGTCGAGGCCGTCCCCGAGAGTAACGTCCTCGAGTCCGTCGACGATGCCGACGACCCGCTCTCTGGAGAGGCGCTCGAGCACCCGCTCGTGACCGCACTCGTCGAACGAACACGCCAAACGCGACGGAGCCCCGACGCCGTCCCCTCGACGGCGACCGTATCGGGAGCGATCGACGACTCGGAGCTGGCCGACGAAGTGGCCGAAGACGTACAGGTCGTCGAATTCGTTCCGCTCGTCGACATCGACGGGATGCTCGCCGCGTCCAGCCACCGCGTTTCGAGTCGGTGA
- the cheY gene encoding chemotaxis protein CheY, whose product MSTGVLIVDDSHFMRNLLRQIVEQDHRIVGEATNGAEAVKLYKEHDPDVVMMDIVMPKCNGIKATAAIKKIDPDARVIMCTSVGQREKMKLAVKAGADGYVTKPFEEPSVRKALTDVAAV is encoded by the coding sequence ATGTCGACAGGGGTTCTCATCGTGGACGACTCTCATTTTATGCGGAACTTGCTGCGCCAAATCGTAGAGCAGGATCACCGCATCGTCGGAGAGGCGACCAACGGCGCCGAGGCAGTCAAGTTGTACAAAGAGCACGATCCCGACGTCGTCATGATGGACATCGTGATGCCGAAGTGTAACGGGATCAAGGCGACCGCCGCGATCAAGAAGATCGACCCTGACGCTCGCGTCATCATGTGTACGAGCGTCGGTCAGCGCGAGAAAATGAAACTCGCGGTCAAGGCCGGCGCCGATGGCTACGTGACGAAGCCCTTCGAAGAGCCGAGCGTCAGAAAGGCCCTCACGGACGTCGCTGCGGTATGA
- a CDS encoding chemotaxis protein CheB yields MRRVLVVADTPRVTAVIGNALARRGDEVVIETDRDLLEAVTRTDPDVVALVDDVIDRNGLEAIDRMLSAAPTPTLVVASSVDPAVDAEFDGLAHGAVDFLRKPDALETSLSTFVDEFESCIDELADVDVSSLAVAQTTASARSIRAAQSRGATAGSDAVATASAVAVPTTSDRARHSGECDLESIDDPTTTPAVRTRTPTEPPTVVVGASTGGPKLVERLLERLPIALEARVFVVQHMPAPFTPRFAARLDAISEYAVREPTDGDVVRPGTAVVAPGGTHLGVTSDADGTLRVRFEGSTHRGGARPSIDVTMASLADCVDGPLCGVVLTGMGRDGATGIEAIDAAGGHTIAQDEATSSVFGIPAAAIRTGCVDEVVPAAALAERITTAVTGEHDE; encoded by the coding sequence ATGAGGCGAGTACTCGTCGTCGCCGACACACCGCGGGTGACGGCAGTCATCGGCAACGCGCTTGCCCGCCGAGGCGACGAGGTCGTGATCGAGACCGACCGCGACCTCCTCGAGGCCGTCACTCGAACCGATCCCGACGTCGTGGCGCTCGTCGACGACGTGATCGATCGGAACGGACTCGAGGCGATCGATCGAATGCTCTCGGCGGCTCCGACGCCGACGCTCGTCGTCGCCTCGAGCGTCGACCCCGCCGTCGACGCGGAGTTCGATGGACTCGCACACGGTGCAGTCGACTTCCTCCGGAAACCCGACGCGCTCGAAACGTCGCTCTCGACGTTCGTCGACGAATTCGAATCCTGCATCGACGAACTCGCCGACGTCGACGTTTCGTCGCTCGCCGTCGCCCAAACCACGGCGTCTGCCCGCTCGATTCGAGCGGCACAGTCGAGAGGGGCGACCGCTGGCTCCGACGCGGTGGCGACTGCGTCGGCTGTGGCCGTTCCGACGACGAGCGACCGAGCACGCCATTCCGGCGAGTGCGACCTCGAGTCGATCGACGACCCGACGACGACACCGGCCGTCCGGACGAGAACCCCCACCGAGCCGCCGACGGTCGTCGTCGGTGCCTCTACCGGCGGTCCGAAGCTCGTCGAACGACTGCTCGAGCGTCTACCGATCGCCCTCGAAGCGCGAGTGTTCGTCGTCCAGCACATGCCCGCGCCGTTTACCCCCCGGTTCGCGGCGCGGCTCGACGCGATCAGTGAGTACGCGGTTCGAGAGCCAACCGACGGCGACGTCGTCCGGCCCGGAACAGCCGTAGTCGCACCCGGTGGCACCCATCTCGGCGTCACGAGCGATGCGGACGGGACGCTTCGCGTACGCTTCGAGGGCAGCACGCACAGAGGTGGCGCCCGTCCCTCGATCGACGTTACGATGGCGAGTCTCGCCGACTGCGTCGACGGACCGCTCTGTGGCGTCGTGCTGACTGGCATGGGACGAGACGGTGCAACAGGCATCGAAGCGATCGACGCCGCAGGTGGGCACACGATCGCCCAGGACGAGGCGACGAGTTCGGTCTTCGGAATCCCTGCAGCGGCGATCCGAACCGGTTGCGTCGACGAGGTAGTGCCAGCAGCAGCGCTCGCCGAACGGATCACGACCGCAGTCACGGGTGAACACGATGAGTGA